The following proteins come from a genomic window of Mariniflexile sp. TRM1-10:
- a CDS encoding AlbA family DNA-binding domain-containing protein: MLQERGIMLSLKKSIPSKVKEITEEICAFSNASGGTLLIGVDDNNIIQGVVFNNAKRSALQNSINEITPVLHCKIYAVNIDTKDIVVIEVPSGANKPYVLSGAIYVRQDPNSQKLTTVEEIRDFLQQADRIYIMMKLHVKQLILFKIFLMLILINLEN, from the coding sequence TTGCTTCAGGAGAGGGGTATAATGTTGAGTTTAAAAAAAAGTATTCCAAGCAAGGTTAAGGAGATTACTGAAGAAATTTGTGCCTTTTCCAACGCATCAGGTGGAACACTTCTTATTGGGGTTGATGATAACAATATTATTCAGGGAGTCGTTTTTAATAATGCAAAACGTTCTGCACTTCAAAATTCAATCAATGAAATAACACCAGTATTGCATTGTAAGATTTATGCTGTAAATATTGATACAAAGGATATAGTAGTTATAGAAGTCCCTTCAGGTGCAAATAAGCCGTATGTGCTTTCAGGAGCTATTTATGTCCGCCAAGACCCTAATTCTCAAAAGCTAACAACTGTTGAAGAAATTAGAGATTTCTTGCAACAAGCAGATAGAATATATATTATGATGAAGCTCCACGTAAAGCAATTGATATTATTCAAAATATTCTTGATGCTAATATTAATCAATTTAGAGAATTAG
- a CDS encoding ATP-binding protein encodes MTGTLCQQFLQAMTWLKTKLDVRYDIEGTGSQPRKELWEIPVTAIKEAIINALAHKDYSGGVPIQISVYKDKIIIWNEGQLPENWTVKNLLEKHASRPYNPDIANALFRSGYIESWGRGTIKIIRECKQAGIPEPVFSYDSSDISVEFRMDIYNEKYLQSLNLSDRQVKAVFYAKDKGKITNSEYQRLNDCSRNTASNDLMELVEKDLLKPSGQKGAGAFYTLK; translated from the coding sequence ATGACAGGTACACTATGTCAGCAATTCCTTCAAGCGATGACTTGGTTAAAAACAAAACTAGATGTACGTTATGATATCGAAGGTACAGGTTCACAACCACGTAAAGAACTTTGGGAAATTCCCGTGACAGCTATCAAAGAAGCTATAATTAATGCTTTGGCTCATAAAGATTATTCGGGTGGTGTTCCTATTCAAATAAGCGTTTACAAGGACAAAATTATTATTTGGAACGAAGGTCAATTACCCGAAAATTGGACTGTTAAAAATCTATTGGAAAAACATGCTTCAAGACCATATAACCCCGACATTGCAAATGCTTTGTTCCGTAGTGGTTATATTGAATCTTGGGGAAGGGGAACAATAAAAATTATTAGAGAATGTAAGCAAGCTGGAATCCCTGAACCTGTCTTCAGTTATGATTCAAGCGATATTTCTGTAGAGTTCAGAATGGATATTTATAATGAAAAATATTTGCAATCGCTTAACCTAAGCGACAGACAAGTAAAGGCTGTTTTTTACGCAAAAGACAAAGGGAAAATTACAAATAGTGAATATCAAAGATTAAACGACTGTTCTCGAAATACCGCCAGTAACGATTTAATGGAATTGGTTGAAAAAGACTTGCTAAAACCAAGCGGACAAAAGGGAGCAGGAGCATTTTACACTTTGAAATGA
- the mobA gene encoding conjugal transfer protein MobA, whose protein sequence is MNGNSKKQFKKTGRRPKQDPAKIRYTISFNEEQHARFLALFDKSGMHVKAHFITSCIFEKTVKTIQIDKGTVDFYMRLTTLYGQFRSVGVNYNQIVKLLYGNFSEKKAAAYLYKLEKQTTEMAVLCQKIIQLTEEFEAKHLRKDV, encoded by the coding sequence ATGAATGGGAACAGCAAAAAGCAATTCAAAAAGACTGGCCGTCGTCCTAAACAGGACCCAGCGAAAATTAGGTACACCATTTCCTTTAACGAGGAACAACATGCCCGCTTTCTTGCTCTTTTTGACAAATCGGGTATGCACGTTAAGGCACATTTTATAACGTCCTGTATCTTTGAAAAGACGGTAAAGACCATTCAGATTGACAAGGGAACGGTTGATTTTTATATGCGGCTCACGACATTGTACGGTCAGTTTCGCTCCGTTGGGGTGAACTATAACCAGATTGTAAAGTTGTTGTACGGTAATTTTTCAGAAAAAAAAGCAGCTGCCTATCTCTATAAACTGGAAAAACAAACAACAGAAATGGCAGTATTATGTCAAAAGATAATACAGTTAACAGAAGAATTTGAAGCAAAACATTTGAGAAAGGACGTTTGA
- a CDS encoding T9SS type A sorting domain-containing protein — protein sequence MIKNKLIVIVLLLLSMSALSQSIIIYESAGWFESAFVEWQPIENAESYNVYYTGENLIDVKIDNQLIRDYGGYYRADVLGLKEGSYILKVVPIINGIESIVNIGTTPVLNVKAHVREGFAFNNGSIPGAYKMDGTLKDGAQILYIDNSSAKTVTLDIVIDKNGNKLTTTGISKILEVKGIGYDRTPLSVRFIGKVLKENIDIIKDNKYLNLQGSKSLIDAQENDKGPLFNTTIEGVGEDATFYGHGLNLKRTAYIEIRNLGFMLWGGGGDGDAISMDTDNLFIWIHNNDIFYGEPGGDADQVKGDGSIDMKYNYSNITISFNHFWDSGKVLASGGATGETNQLLITFHHNWFDHSDSRMPRLTYTNAHVYNNYYDGVGTYGVGTSRFSSAFVENNYFRGTYRPVLIPGQGTDVWEGGTNFSGSAFTSQDGGMTKAYNNAMNGGTSQNNLSYFNQDTTPVQGQIDAYEVTGPLETIPFTVAALRGGYVYNNFDTDANMYMYEAQQPFDAMNTVINFSGRMNGGDFSFSFNNDIEDDNKAVIPALKQALETYEPYFGEYLNTEKSIAKNAFIKLYPNPVKDVLSIVTNTPIQSISVYSIHGQFILKQSIDFSTINVNELKTGAYIVKIKSIEGNYSQLIIKH from the coding sequence ATGATTAAAAACAAACTAATTGTAATAGTATTACTTTTATTATCAATGTCTGCCCTATCCCAATCTATAATTATATATGAATCTGCGGGTTGGTTTGAATCTGCATTTGTAGAATGGCAACCTATAGAAAATGCTGAAAGTTATAATGTTTATTACACTGGAGAAAATCTTATAGATGTAAAAATTGACAACCAGCTCATCCGCGATTATGGAGGTTATTATCGTGCCGATGTTTTAGGACTAAAAGAAGGAAGTTATATACTTAAGGTTGTTCCAATAATTAATGGCATTGAAAGTATTGTGAATATAGGAACAACTCCAGTCCTGAATGTTAAAGCCCATGTTAGAGAAGGCTTTGCTTTTAACAATGGTAGTATCCCTGGTGCTTATAAAATGGATGGAACACTAAAAGACGGTGCCCAAATCCTGTATATTGATAACTCTTCTGCTAAAACAGTTACATTAGATATTGTCATTGACAAAAACGGGAATAAATTAACCACAACAGGCATTAGCAAAATACTGGAAGTTAAAGGAATAGGCTATGACAGAACTCCTTTAAGTGTCCGTTTTATTGGAAAAGTTCTAAAAGAAAATATCGATATAATCAAAGACAATAAATATCTAAACTTACAAGGTAGCAAAAGCCTTATTGATGCTCAGGAAAATGATAAAGGTCCATTATTCAATACGACTATTGAAGGCGTAGGAGAAGATGCTACTTTTTATGGTCATGGACTAAATTTAAAAAGAACAGCTTATATTGAGATACGAAATCTAGGATTTATGCTTTGGGGAGGAGGCGGTGATGGAGACGCTATCTCCATGGATACTGATAACCTATTCATTTGGATTCATAATAACGACATATTTTATGGTGAACCAGGAGGTGATGCCGACCAAGTAAAAGGTGATGGGTCTATTGATATGAAATACAATTATTCAAACATTACAATTTCATTCAATCATTTCTGGGACTCAGGCAAAGTATTGGCTAGTGGTGGAGCTACAGGAGAAACCAACCAATTATTAATAACTTTTCACCACAACTGGTTTGACCATTCTGATTCTAGAATGCCACGTTTAACCTATACCAATGCCCACGTTTACAACAATTATTATGATGGTGTCGGAACATATGGAGTTGGAACTTCCCGATTTTCTTCAGCATTTGTAGAAAATAATTATTTTAGAGGAACTTACAGACCCGTGTTGATTCCTGGACAAGGAACAGATGTTTGGGAAGGGGGAACTAATTTTAGTGGAAGTGCTTTTACTAGTCAAGATGGAGGGATGACCAAAGCGTACAATAATGCAATGAATGGTGGAACGTCTCAAAATAATTTATCATACTTCAACCAAGATACAACACCTGTACAAGGACAAATTGATGCTTACGAAGTAACCGGTCCTTTAGAAACCATACCGTTTACAGTAGCTGCCCTAAGAGGTGGGTATGTTTACAATAATTTTGATACTGATGCTAACATGTACATGTATGAAGCCCAACAACCTTTTGATGCCATGAATACAGTAATTAATTTTTCAGGAAGAATGAATGGAGGAGACTTCTCCTTTTCATTTAATAATGATATAGAAGACGATAATAAAGCGGTGATTCCTGCTTTAAAACAAGCCTTAGAAACTTACGAGCCCTATTTTGGAGAATACCTTAACACCGAAAAATCGATTGCTAAAAATGCTTTTATAAAGTTGTACCCTAACCCCGTAAAAGATGTGTTAAGTATTGTAACCAACACACCTATACAAAGTATAAGTGTGTATTCCATTCATGGGCAATTTATATTGAAACAATCTATTGATTTTTCAACCATCAACGTGAATGAGTTGAAGACAGGGGCGTACATAGTTAAAATTAAAAGCATTGAAGGAAACTACTCCCAATTGATAATAAAACATTAA
- a CDS encoding hybrid sensor histidine kinase/response regulator transcription factor, producing MITPLILTLALDLILTYYKYKQITSCIAKLISVYLCFTSFLFSQTVYHPEIKNHFNESWRWNNFPEVEGEGIRCVTQTKKNEFLFGSNKGVLSYDGVDWKFIGKDSTFKDKPVNNIFVDSRQKIYAATDSGLFSYSKNSWGVVFPKINIPKISKLYKTGVIREMSDGSLLISIGQTFYSGLLHIKNKKYTFYSSESTIKSLKKQNIDWELKTVSEELINDKGFYVEDFFVDSDNIIWGVAAPEKEHIKVFKFEYHPKSGEFKTKAIYNQDNGIRNAYRNKIAKIGNEIWVVNGVHDVGINIFDGENWKYIEPDKRVCDDFLHTSIMRSSDGTIWIGSLGVIYSIKNGKWSSYKNPNFSLPNARIDIYEDYEGYLWVLAKQKGVFRIDYSSKVWKTYKKLNYQCETKDGSRYFLSLDGKVVVNNKDSWYSLGVENGIPSQPVKIFLSSKEQIWVVGSHNHVAAISYYNGKKWFRNTYPELSWGIDYRSVFEDVSGNIWFGTAVDVRAEKGEKAGVLRFQPFGDSYKVIHYIAEQSTLMYNAYGIGQSKDGRIWVGGSHLSSFDGQKWERYYTPVEQYQHQECISNLPNGNMWIGSRYYGVYSFDGKNWKNYNLENGLQSNTVISILPIQDQHIWVATDKDFCRFDGVNWTNDIFPEQMTFSREGGELLLGNDNSLWINKALREWKRRTLTNNILDIDVAQNFISYNYKPDNKLPETTIITTPVTGSYKSSFVIEWLGKDYFNNTPTERLSYSYRLNNGKWSPFQEKTYLTYYGLPDGHYTFEVRARDLDFNIDETPAKIKFIVTPPIWKQTWFILLIITFISIIIIYQKRIYNRNHQLARLNHKLAASRDKLEMQKEQIVEQNMREMENMNAKMRFFTNISHEFRTPLTLITGNINQILYHSNQEFNASTKEDLNTIERNSNRLLKLINQLMDFRKLETGQMPLRATKGNVVLFLEEMYANFKVFAEKHGIDLIFDKGIEEIDAWFDEDKLEKILINLISNAIKFTPEGGKVKLVISLKETHYVIKVLDSGIGIEASEIEKIFDPFFQAPSGITFSNLGTGIGLSFVKNLVELHKGSIKVITTPLNSEGYNTCFELILPLEPNLQYPENNHMSQLSDSTVLQLDNGVHTASEKIERRDDFYKPDGKYKPSVLFIDDNDELRQFVYQSLSENFTITLASDGEKGLEKVLEVLPDLVISDVMMPKMNGVEMCKAIKNDKRINHIPVVLLTSRSTEEHYLDGYRSGADDYLVKPFSITLLKARILNLIEIRKALKEQFSKNLFKLSSRTGNNIENDIESEFLNKVIAIIETNMSEPNFNVDALSLEIGISSRHLLNKIQSLTEFKPVELILKMRLKRAAELLVEQRLTISEIAYEVGFSSPGYFSKCFQKEYQVTPSNFVNSYKS from the coding sequence TTGATTACTCCTCTAATCTTAACTTTAGCCTTAGATTTGATTTTAACGTATTATAAATATAAACAAATTACATCTTGTATAGCTAAACTTATTAGTGTTTACCTTTGTTTTACATCTTTTCTTTTTTCTCAAACCGTCTATCATCCAGAAATCAAGAATCACTTTAATGAGTCTTGGCGCTGGAATAATTTTCCAGAGGTAGAAGGTGAAGGCATAAGATGTGTAACCCAGACAAAAAAGAATGAATTTTTATTTGGATCCAACAAAGGTGTACTGTCTTATGATGGTGTCGATTGGAAGTTTATAGGTAAAGATTCAACTTTTAAGGATAAACCTGTAAATAATATATTTGTTGATTCTAGACAAAAAATATACGCAGCTACCGATAGTGGATTATTCTCATACTCTAAAAATAGTTGGGGTGTAGTATTTCCAAAAATAAATATTCCAAAAATATCTAAACTATATAAAACGGGTGTCATTCGCGAAATGAGCGATGGCAGTCTTTTAATTAGTATTGGTCAAACTTTTTATAGTGGATTATTACATATAAAGAACAAGAAGTATACTTTTTATAGCTCAGAAAGTACCATTAAGTCGCTTAAAAAGCAAAATATTGACTGGGAACTTAAAACAGTATCTGAGGAGTTGATCAATGACAAAGGTTTCTATGTTGAAGATTTTTTTGTTGATAGTGATAACATAATCTGGGGAGTGGCAGCTCCAGAGAAAGAGCATATAAAGGTTTTTAAATTTGAGTATCATCCTAAATCTGGTGAATTCAAAACAAAAGCTATTTATAATCAAGATAACGGTATAAGAAATGCCTACCGAAATAAAATTGCTAAAATAGGAAATGAAATATGGGTGGTTAATGGAGTTCATGATGTGGGGATTAATATTTTTGATGGCGAAAACTGGAAGTATATCGAACCAGATAAGCGTGTTTGTGATGATTTTTTGCATACATCAATAATGAGATCGAGCGACGGGACTATTTGGATTGGAAGTTTAGGTGTTATTTACTCAATTAAAAATGGTAAGTGGAGCAGTTATAAAAACCCCAATTTTTCACTTCCTAATGCAAGGATAGACATTTATGAAGATTATGAAGGTTATTTGTGGGTGCTGGCAAAACAGAAAGGTGTGTTTAGGATAGATTACTCATCCAAGGTATGGAAAACCTACAAAAAACTTAACTATCAGTGTGAGACTAAAGATGGCTCAAGATATTTTCTTTCTTTAGATGGAAAAGTTGTTGTAAATAATAAAGATAGCTGGTATTCACTAGGAGTAGAAAATGGTATTCCTTCTCAACCAGTGAAAATTTTCTTGTCTAGTAAAGAACAAATATGGGTAGTAGGAAGTCATAACCACGTAGCTGCTATTTCCTATTACAATGGAAAAAAATGGTTTAGGAATACCTACCCAGAATTATCATGGGGGATAGATTATCGTTCTGTTTTTGAGGATGTTTCGGGAAATATTTGGTTTGGAACAGCTGTCGATGTTCGTGCTGAAAAAGGAGAAAAGGCAGGTGTTTTACGCTTTCAACCTTTTGGAGATAGCTATAAAGTAATACACTATATAGCAGAGCAAAGTACATTAATGTATAATGCGTATGGTATTGGTCAATCAAAAGATGGTCGTATTTGGGTGGGAGGAAGCCATTTGTCGTCTTTTGACGGACAAAAATGGGAGCGATATTATACACCAGTTGAACAGTACCAACACCAAGAATGTATTAGTAATTTGCCCAATGGTAATATGTGGATAGGGTCACGTTATTATGGCGTTTATAGTTTTGATGGAAAAAATTGGAAAAATTATAATTTAGAAAATGGTTTACAAAGTAATACCGTTATAAGTATTTTGCCAATTCAAGACCAACACATTTGGGTTGCTACAGACAAAGACTTTTGTAGGTTTGACGGGGTAAATTGGACTAACGATATTTTTCCAGAGCAAATGACATTTTCACGGGAAGGAGGAGAACTTCTTTTAGGCAATGATAACTCTTTATGGATTAATAAGGCTTTAAGGGAGTGGAAACGAAGAACTTTAACCAATAATATTTTAGACATTGATGTAGCTCAGAATTTTATCTCCTATAATTACAAACCAGACAATAAACTACCGGAAACAACCATAATAACTACACCAGTTACAGGATCTTATAAAAGCAGTTTTGTAATTGAGTGGTTAGGTAAGGATTATTTTAATAATACACCTACGGAACGACTTTCATATTCATATCGATTAAATAATGGAAAGTGGTCACCATTTCAAGAGAAAACATATTTGACCTATTACGGCTTACCAGATGGCCATTATACATTTGAAGTGCGGGCAAGGGATTTAGATTTTAACATAGATGAAACTCCTGCAAAAATTAAGTTTATAGTAACCCCACCAATTTGGAAGCAAACTTGGTTTATTTTACTAATTATAACTTTTATTTCTATAATTATAATATATCAAAAGCGTATTTATAACCGAAATCACCAACTGGCAAGATTGAACCATAAATTAGCAGCATCGAGGGATAAACTTGAAATGCAAAAAGAGCAAATAGTGGAACAAAACATGCGAGAAATGGAAAATATGAATGCTAAAATGCGTTTTTTTACCAATATTTCACATGAATTCAGAACCCCGCTAACATTAATTACAGGAAATATAAATCAAATTCTTTATCATTCAAATCAAGAATTCAACGCTTCAACAAAAGAAGATCTAAATACTATTGAAAGAAACTCTAACAGGCTTTTAAAGTTAATAAATCAACTAATGGATTTTCGAAAACTTGAAACAGGGCAAATGCCCTTAAGAGCAACTAAAGGTAATGTCGTTTTATTCTTAGAGGAAATGTATGCTAATTTTAAGGTTTTTGCTGAGAAGCATGGCATTGACTTAATATTTGATAAAGGCATTGAAGAAATTGATGCTTGGTTTGATGAAGACAAATTGGAAAAGATTCTAATAAACCTTATTTCTAATGCCATTAAGTTTACACCCGAAGGAGGCAAAGTTAAACTTGTAATATCACTTAAAGAAACACATTATGTTATTAAGGTGCTTGATTCTGGTATTGGAATTGAAGCATCAGAAATTGAAAAAATATTTGATCCATTTTTTCAAGCACCTTCAGGCATAACTTTTTCAAATTTAGGAACCGGTATTGGGCTATCATTTGTCAAAAATTTAGTTGAGCTACATAAAGGTTCAATTAAAGTTATTACAACTCCTTTAAATAGTGAAGGATATAACACTTGTTTCGAGTTAATACTGCCATTAGAGCCTAATTTGCAGTATCCTGAAAACAATCATATGTCTCAATTAAGCGATTCAACTGTATTGCAGCTTGATAATGGCGTCCATACAGCTAGTGAGAAAATTGAACGAAGAGATGATTTTTATAAACCTGACGGCAAATATAAACCTAGTGTTTTGTTTATTGATGATAACGATGAACTCAGACAGTTTGTTTATCAGTCTTTAAGCGAGAATTTTACAATCACACTGGCTTCGGATGGAGAAAAAGGTCTTGAAAAAGTGTTGGAAGTGTTGCCCGACTTGGTAATTAGTGATGTGATGATGCCAAAAATGAATGGTGTTGAGATGTGTAAAGCTATAAAGAATGACAAACGAATCAACCATATACCTGTCGTTTTGTTAACGTCCCGTTCTACGGAAGAACATTATCTAGATGGCTATAGGTCTGGAGCTGACGATTATTTGGTGAAACCTTTTAGTATCACCCTGCTTAAGGCAAGAATATTGAATTTAATAGAAATAAGAAAGGCATTAAAAGAACAGTTTAGTAAAAATTTATTTAAGCTTTCGAGTAGAACAGGCAATAATATTGAAAATGACATAGAATCAGAGTTTTTGAATAAAGTCATTGCTATTATAGAAACGAACATGAGTGAACCTAACTTCAATGTGGATGCATTAAGTTTGGAAATAGGCATTAGTAGTAGACACCTTTTAAATAAAATTCAGTCTTTAACAGAATTTAAACCTGTTGAACTCATTCTTAAAATGAGATTAAAACGGGCTGCCGAACTTTTGGTGGAGCAACGGTTAACAATTTCAGAGATTGCATACGAGGTTGGATTTTCTAGTCCTGGTTATTTCAGCAAATGCTTCCAAAAGGAATATCAAGTAACGCCTTCAAATTTTGTAAATTCCTACAAGTCCTAA